In the genome of Vespa crabro chromosome 17, iyVesCrab1.2, whole genome shotgun sequence, one region contains:
- the LOC124430085 gene encoding transmembrane protein 114 isoform X1 yields MANRMKALYNQVIFERRILLGCTTLVGLSACIWAVAIGTDHWFTVEAPNDEGLPLGDSGASGRRLIYKHMGLWRGCVSGLIPKMKNSSELVPYSECKYQEMFPPESKFDIDPGLDRTVINYARTQVSFAIISMFIMIMGFCFSIYTFRNPRYMFKRLAGGIHFISAACNMVVIQVLLSSVDYESTNVYETFPKGAIMRYDFSLILAWIVFLCNLIAGCAFMLFSRKRKRDKAPTEEIAMADEPTIIGR; encoded by the exons atggcgAATCGAATGAAGGCTCTGTATAACCAG GTAATATTCGAAAGGCGAATTCTGCTCGGTTGTACAACCCTCGTGGGACTCTCAGCATGCATATGGGCTGTGGCAATAGGAACCGATCATTGGTTCACCGTCGAAGCACCAAATGACGAAGGACTGCCCTTGGGAGATTCCGGAGCGAGCGGTAGAAGACTGATTTACAAGCATATGGGTCTTTGGAGAGGTTGCGTCAGCGGTTTGATACCAAAAATGAAGAATTCGAGCGAATTGGTGCCTTATA GTGAATGTAAGTACCAAGAGATGTTCCCGCCTGAATCAAAATTCGATATAGATCCGGGATTAGACAGGACGGTGATca ATTATGCTAGAACTCAGGTCTCGTTTGCTATTATCAGTatgtttataatgataatgggaTTCTGCTTCTCCATCTACACGTTCCGCAACCCACGCTACATGTTCAAACGGCTGGCCGGAGGAATACATTTCATTAGtg ctGCTTGCAACATGGTGGTGATACAAGTACTCCTTTCTTCGGTCGATTACGAAAGCACAAACGTTTACGAAACGTTCCCTAAGGGTGCGATCATGagatacgatttttctcttatcctgGCATGGATCGTCTTCCTTTGCAACCTAATCGCGGGATGTGCCTTTATGCTTTTctcgaggaaaaggaagagggacAAGGCGCCAACCGAGGAGATCGCTATGGCCGATGAACCAACGATAATCGGTCGTTAG
- the LOC124430085 gene encoding uncharacterized protein LOC124430085 isoform X2 yields the protein MANRMKALYNQVIFERRILLGCTTLVGLSACIWAVAIGTDHWFTVEAPNDEGLPLGDSGASGRRLIYKHMGLWRGCVSGLIPKMKNSSELVPYSECKYQEMFPPESKFDIDPGLDRTVITACNMVVIQVLLSSVDYESTNVYETFPKGAIMRYDFSLILAWIVFLCNLIAGCAFMLFSRKRKRDKAPTEEIAMADEPTIIGR from the exons atggcgAATCGAATGAAGGCTCTGTATAACCAG GTAATATTCGAAAGGCGAATTCTGCTCGGTTGTACAACCCTCGTGGGACTCTCAGCATGCATATGGGCTGTGGCAATAGGAACCGATCATTGGTTCACCGTCGAAGCACCAAATGACGAAGGACTGCCCTTGGGAGATTCCGGAGCGAGCGGTAGAAGACTGATTTACAAGCATATGGGTCTTTGGAGAGGTTGCGTCAGCGGTTTGATACCAAAAATGAAGAATTCGAGCGAATTGGTGCCTTATA GTGAATGTAAGTACCAAGAGATGTTCCCGCCTGAATCAAAATTCGATATAGATCCGGGATTAGACAGGACGGTGATca ctGCTTGCAACATGGTGGTGATACAAGTACTCCTTTCTTCGGTCGATTACGAAAGCACAAACGTTTACGAAACGTTCCCTAAGGGTGCGATCATGagatacgatttttctcttatcctgGCATGGATCGTCTTCCTTTGCAACCTAATCGCGGGATGTGCCTTTATGCTTTTctcgaggaaaaggaagagggacAAGGCGCCAACCGAGGAGATCGCTATGGCCGATGAACCAACGATAATCGGTCGTTAG
- the LOC124430083 gene encoding uncharacterized protein LOC124430083 isoform X4 gives MWHFNFADCQRGWSSCASGSRMEYECSSIDYFPNEEYSPDPSDSTMAIPYAVTKSAMFFFAATSLLVIAEVCYFAAHITHPRHRLCVFVAGVVFIVSGLLMLVGMVMYISIFKAEVGSKLRPRSSFQGPPFTYRYGFSFLLYVSGFITTEVAGTYAIFLYISWHQRELVRKDLRRKNYGHGVYHLDNHHVHHGNHAALGHGNFICERHQKRYFFGRDSVDYVDFDEFLPPPPNLDHYGYNSRQFPRDLTAQTVSTTADILQQEEDVPEPDTDYSPSVRHEFVTFDLEDPAPPPTPVRGTEWAFAALRRTTPV, from the exons GTTCGCGCATGGAATACGAGTGTTCAAGTATCGACTATTTTCCAAACGAGGAATACAGTCCCGATCCCAGTGACTCAACGATGGCGATTCCAT ATGCAGTTACAAAGTCAGCCATGTTTTTCTTTGCGGCGACGTCGTTGCTCGTAATCGCGGAAGTTTGTTATTTCGCCGCACACATTACGCATCCGAGGCACAGACTTTGCGTTTTCGTAGCTGGCGTAGTATTTATAGTTTCAG GGTTACTAATGCTGGTTGGAATGGTCATGTacatatcaatttttaaagCCGAAGTTGGCAGCAAACTCAGGCCACGATCATCGTTTCAG GGACCTCCTTTTACGTATAGATACggcttctcctttcttctataTGTGAGCGGCTTCATCACTACCGAGGTGGCTGGTACATACgccatttttctatatatatcctGGCACCAACGAGAATTGGTACGAAAGGACTTGAGACGGAAAAATTATGGG CATGGCGTTTATCACTTGGATAATCATCACGTACATCACGGCAATCATGCCGCATTGGGCCATGGTAATTTTATCTGCGAGAGACACCAAAAGAGATACTTCTTTGGAAGGGATTCCGTCGATTACGTCGATTTCGATGAGTTCTTACCACCACCGCCGAACTTGGATCATTACGGTTACAACAGCAGACAATTTCCAAGAGATCTCACTGCTCAAACG GTGAGCACGACGGCGGACATACTGCAGCAGGAGGAGGATGTACCGGAGCCCGACACCGATTACAGTCCAAGCGTCCGCCATGAGTTCGTGACCTTTGACCTCGAGGATCCAGCACCACCACCTACACCCGTTAGAGGTACCGAGTGGGCCTTCGCAGCTTTAAGAAGAACTACTCCCGTCTGA